One part of the Vicia villosa cultivar HV-30 ecotype Madison, WI linkage group LG6, Vvil1.0, whole genome shotgun sequence genome encodes these proteins:
- the LOC131610310 gene encoding uncharacterized protein LOC131610310 isoform X2, giving the protein MDWDLWSPSSDIVSYDGDYSEILKWHCDYFGRSCGRDEIEEDALNAESCVQVLRILITKADTEIDELEKDLLCLQNELAWTENENWPEICCSALTERINQLDVAVTALKSDHADDTEMQLLLHSKPAETLHEIVKALHKNHFQDTHVQRLDENILDPIVSVTEHVPDNDSNDTDANVIIRETGEEDFRTSESSSSSELLSELHEKKSDDPEKSKELLAISLVRSPDSGVVSCVPYHSDRMISSDTLDDKVTGDEDVEQNQLITTDTCQISNLFLSKEENTTLKEDVPSDGYRFSTIKGNELLTTESDQILNPFLSKGNENIPNEAKEEIITVIEDFCSDDHRLAVIKGSHLIATETGQIMNQFLPKGNGNIRSEAKEENTTLMENVCSDEDRLAIIKGSITAESGHILDPFLSKENQNILSKTKEINIAVKENVCSDDHRLSFIKGSQLIAKSAGQTLDPYWSKRNKSIPSETKEDNTNPQGNVCSDDYRLAIFKEIKMHSHSRFGNSQQEESENFDLAKKLCDFIPKTARRACKKEPKVVPDEDLESMRNFVPKTAPRACKKEPEVAPDEDLESMDAPLQVVFPQNWCFADTALQALDVKAKVDVKFSKSYKRQGKKKPESEACSAREPLNSPAEVIPSASKSVSTKRQQKQKTCTAGTINEPMDCKITKRTVKLGKHEIDDNVVDLDDSDYTPTKRQRKSKSCTAGKILNEPMDSKISKRALKPGQHEIGGNNIVLYDNDYASTKRQRKPETHTAGTTFKKPMNSKITNWTGKPGQHETNGNAVVLYGSEFSELQEKGQFSELSITSEVQNSIVNYFDTTTLDVMPLALVDPHNESSVQLPVYSAETLMKMKLTELRPMAKELKIAKSYDLKKAALVEQLVMRLSSR; this is encoded by the exons ATGGATTGGGATCTATGGAGTCCATCTTCTGATATAG TTTCCTATGATGGTGATTACTCCGAGATTCTCAAGTGGCACTGTGATTACTTTGGCCGTAGCTGTGGCCGTG ATGAGATTGAAGAAGATGCCTTGAATGCGGAATCCTGTGTTCAGGTTTTGAGAATTTTGATCACTAAAGCGGATACTGAAATTGATGAACTGGAAAAGGATCTCTTGTGCCTTCAGAATGAATTGGCCTGGACTGAGAATGAAAACTGGCCTGAAATATGCTGTAGTGCGTTGACCGAAAGGATCAATCAACTTGATGTTGCGGTTACTGCTTTGAAGAGTGATCATGCTGATGATACGGAGATGCAGCTACTGTTGCATAGTAAACCCGCGGAGACACTTCATGAAATAGTGAAGGCTTTGCATAAAAATCACTTTCAAGATACACATGTCCAG CGTCTAGATGAGAACATCTTGGATCCAATTGTGAGTGTTACTGAACATGTACCGGATAATGATTCTAACGATACTGATGCAAATGTTATCATAAGGGAGACAGGAGAAGAAGACTTTAGAACCTCGGAAAGCTCTAGCAGCTCAGAGCTTCTTTCGGAACTTCATGAAAAGAAATCAGATGATCCTGAAAAGAGCAAG gAGTTGCTTGCAATATCTCTTGTGAGAAGTCCTGATTCGGGGGTTGTTAGCTGTGTACCTTACCATTCTGATAGGATGATATCATCTGATACATTAGATGATAAAGTTACTGGAGATGAGGATGTCGAGCAAAACCAACTCATTACTACAGATACATGTCAAATCTCAAATCTGTTTTTGTCCAAG GAAGAAAATACAACTCTCAAAGAAGATGTCCCCTCAGATGGCTATAGATTTTCCACTATCAAAGGGAACGAACTCCTAACTACTGAGTCAGATCAAATCTTGAATCCATTCTTGTCCAAGGGAAATGAAAATATTCCAAATGAAGCTAAG GAAGAAATTATAACAGTCATAGAAGATTTCTGCTCAGATGATCATAGACTTGCTGTTATCAAGGGGAGCCACCTCATTGCTACAGAGACAGGTCAAATCATGAATCAGTTTTTGCCTAAGGGAAATGGAAATATTCGAAGTGAAGCCAAG GAAGAAAATACAACTCTGATGGAAAACGTCTGCTCAGATGAGGATAGACTTGCAATTATCAAAGGAAGCATTACTGCAGAGTCAGGTCACATCTTGGATCCGTTTTTGTCCAAGGAAAACCAAAATATTCTAAGTAAAACCAAG GAAATAAATATAGCTGTGAAAGAAAATGTCTGCTCAGATGATCATAGACTTTCGTTTATCAAAGGGAGCCAACTCATTGCTAAAAGTGCAGGTCAAACCTTGGATCCATATTGGTCTAAGAGAAACAAAAGTATTCCAAGTGAAACCAAG GAAGATAATACAAATCCCCAAGGAAATGTATGCTCAGATGATTATAGACTTGCAATTTTCAAGGAGATAAAAATGCATTCTCATTCCAGGTTTGGTAATAGTCAACAAGAAGAAAGCGAAAATTTTGATTTAGCTAAAAAGTTGTGTGATTTTATTCCAAAAACTGCACGAAGAGCCTGCAAGAAAGAACCCAAGGTTGTTCCAGATGAAGATTTGGAATCTATGCGTAATTTTGTTCCAAAAACTGCACCAAGAGCCTGCAAGAAAGAACCTGAGGTTGCTCCAGATGAGGATTTGGAATCTATGGATGCACCCTTACAAGTTGTTTTTCCTCAAAATTGGTGTTTTGCTGATACAGCCCTGCAAGCCCTAGACGTAAAGGCCAAAGTTGATGTTAAATTCAGCAAGTCCTATAAACGTCAGGGAAAGAAGAAACCAGAGTCTGAGGCTTGTTCTGCCAGAGAACCACTTAACAGTCCTGCAGAAGTTATTCCAAGTGCATCTAAGAGTGTATCAACCAAGAGGCAACAGAAACAGAAAACCTGTACTGCTGGTACAATCAATGAGCCCATGGATTGTAAAATTACTAAGAGGACTGTGAAACTGGGCAAGCATGAAATTGATGATAATGTTGTTGATCTTGATGACAGCGATTATACACCAACCAAGAGGCAGCGGAAATCCAAATCCTGTACTGCTGGTAAAATCTTAAATGAGCCCATGGATAGTAAAATTAGTAAGAGAGCTCTCAAACCAGGCCAGCATGAGATTGGTGGTAATAATATTGTTCTTTATGACAACGATTATGCTTCAACCAAGAGGCAGCGGAAACCAGAAACTCATACTGCTGGCACGACCTTTAAAAAGCCCATGAATAGTAAAATTACTAATTGGACTGGGAAGCCGGGCCAGCATGAAACTAATGGTAATGCTGTTGTGCTTTATGGCAGCGAATTTTCTGAATTACAAGAGAAAGGACAATTTTCAGAGTTGTCAATTACCTCAGAAGTACAAAATTCAATTGTTAACTACTTCGACACAACAACATTGGATGTCATGCCGCTTGCGCTGGTGGATCCTCATAATGAGAGCTCAGTTCAGCTCCCTGTTTACTCGGCCGAAAC
- the LOC131610310 gene encoding uncharacterized protein LOC131610310 isoform X1, producing MLLLFCVSGNSYLHFMDWDLWSPSSDIVSYDGDYSEILKWHCDYFGRSCGRDEIEEDALNAESCVQVLRILITKADTEIDELEKDLLCLQNELAWTENENWPEICCSALTERINQLDVAVTALKSDHADDTEMQLLLHSKPAETLHEIVKALHKNHFQDTHVQRLDENILDPIVSVTEHVPDNDSNDTDANVIIRETGEEDFRTSESSSSSELLSELHEKKSDDPEKSKELLAISLVRSPDSGVVSCVPYHSDRMISSDTLDDKVTGDEDVEQNQLITTDTCQISNLFLSKEENTTLKEDVPSDGYRFSTIKGNELLTTESDQILNPFLSKGNENIPNEAKEEIITVIEDFCSDDHRLAVIKGSHLIATETGQIMNQFLPKGNGNIRSEAKEENTTLMENVCSDEDRLAIIKGSITAESGHILDPFLSKENQNILSKTKEINIAVKENVCSDDHRLSFIKGSQLIAKSAGQTLDPYWSKRNKSIPSETKEDNTNPQGNVCSDDYRLAIFKEIKMHSHSRFGNSQQEESENFDLAKKLCDFIPKTARRACKKEPKVVPDEDLESMRNFVPKTAPRACKKEPEVAPDEDLESMDAPLQVVFPQNWCFADTALQALDVKAKVDVKFSKSYKRQGKKKPESEACSAREPLNSPAEVIPSASKSVSTKRQQKQKTCTAGTINEPMDCKITKRTVKLGKHEIDDNVVDLDDSDYTPTKRQRKSKSCTAGKILNEPMDSKISKRALKPGQHEIGGNNIVLYDNDYASTKRQRKPETHTAGTTFKKPMNSKITNWTGKPGQHETNGNAVVLYGSEFSELQEKGQFSELSITSEVQNSIVNYFDTTTLDVMPLALVDPHNESSVQLPVYSAETLMKMKLTELRPMAKELKIAKSYDLKKAALVEQLVMRLSSR from the exons ATGTTGTTATTGTTTTGTGTTTCAGGAAATAGTTACTTGCATTTCATGGATTGGGATCTATGGAGTCCATCTTCTGATATAG TTTCCTATGATGGTGATTACTCCGAGATTCTCAAGTGGCACTGTGATTACTTTGGCCGTAGCTGTGGCCGTG ATGAGATTGAAGAAGATGCCTTGAATGCGGAATCCTGTGTTCAGGTTTTGAGAATTTTGATCACTAAAGCGGATACTGAAATTGATGAACTGGAAAAGGATCTCTTGTGCCTTCAGAATGAATTGGCCTGGACTGAGAATGAAAACTGGCCTGAAATATGCTGTAGTGCGTTGACCGAAAGGATCAATCAACTTGATGTTGCGGTTACTGCTTTGAAGAGTGATCATGCTGATGATACGGAGATGCAGCTACTGTTGCATAGTAAACCCGCGGAGACACTTCATGAAATAGTGAAGGCTTTGCATAAAAATCACTTTCAAGATACACATGTCCAG CGTCTAGATGAGAACATCTTGGATCCAATTGTGAGTGTTACTGAACATGTACCGGATAATGATTCTAACGATACTGATGCAAATGTTATCATAAGGGAGACAGGAGAAGAAGACTTTAGAACCTCGGAAAGCTCTAGCAGCTCAGAGCTTCTTTCGGAACTTCATGAAAAGAAATCAGATGATCCTGAAAAGAGCAAG gAGTTGCTTGCAATATCTCTTGTGAGAAGTCCTGATTCGGGGGTTGTTAGCTGTGTACCTTACCATTCTGATAGGATGATATCATCTGATACATTAGATGATAAAGTTACTGGAGATGAGGATGTCGAGCAAAACCAACTCATTACTACAGATACATGTCAAATCTCAAATCTGTTTTTGTCCAAG GAAGAAAATACAACTCTCAAAGAAGATGTCCCCTCAGATGGCTATAGATTTTCCACTATCAAAGGGAACGAACTCCTAACTACTGAGTCAGATCAAATCTTGAATCCATTCTTGTCCAAGGGAAATGAAAATATTCCAAATGAAGCTAAG GAAGAAATTATAACAGTCATAGAAGATTTCTGCTCAGATGATCATAGACTTGCTGTTATCAAGGGGAGCCACCTCATTGCTACAGAGACAGGTCAAATCATGAATCAGTTTTTGCCTAAGGGAAATGGAAATATTCGAAGTGAAGCCAAG GAAGAAAATACAACTCTGATGGAAAACGTCTGCTCAGATGAGGATAGACTTGCAATTATCAAAGGAAGCATTACTGCAGAGTCAGGTCACATCTTGGATCCGTTTTTGTCCAAGGAAAACCAAAATATTCTAAGTAAAACCAAG GAAATAAATATAGCTGTGAAAGAAAATGTCTGCTCAGATGATCATAGACTTTCGTTTATCAAAGGGAGCCAACTCATTGCTAAAAGTGCAGGTCAAACCTTGGATCCATATTGGTCTAAGAGAAACAAAAGTATTCCAAGTGAAACCAAG GAAGATAATACAAATCCCCAAGGAAATGTATGCTCAGATGATTATAGACTTGCAATTTTCAAGGAGATAAAAATGCATTCTCATTCCAGGTTTGGTAATAGTCAACAAGAAGAAAGCGAAAATTTTGATTTAGCTAAAAAGTTGTGTGATTTTATTCCAAAAACTGCACGAAGAGCCTGCAAGAAAGAACCCAAGGTTGTTCCAGATGAAGATTTGGAATCTATGCGTAATTTTGTTCCAAAAACTGCACCAAGAGCCTGCAAGAAAGAACCTGAGGTTGCTCCAGATGAGGATTTGGAATCTATGGATGCACCCTTACAAGTTGTTTTTCCTCAAAATTGGTGTTTTGCTGATACAGCCCTGCAAGCCCTAGACGTAAAGGCCAAAGTTGATGTTAAATTCAGCAAGTCCTATAAACGTCAGGGAAAGAAGAAACCAGAGTCTGAGGCTTGTTCTGCCAGAGAACCACTTAACAGTCCTGCAGAAGTTATTCCAAGTGCATCTAAGAGTGTATCAACCAAGAGGCAACAGAAACAGAAAACCTGTACTGCTGGTACAATCAATGAGCCCATGGATTGTAAAATTACTAAGAGGACTGTGAAACTGGGCAAGCATGAAATTGATGATAATGTTGTTGATCTTGATGACAGCGATTATACACCAACCAAGAGGCAGCGGAAATCCAAATCCTGTACTGCTGGTAAAATCTTAAATGAGCCCATGGATAGTAAAATTAGTAAGAGAGCTCTCAAACCAGGCCAGCATGAGATTGGTGGTAATAATATTGTTCTTTATGACAACGATTATGCTTCAACCAAGAGGCAGCGGAAACCAGAAACTCATACTGCTGGCACGACCTTTAAAAAGCCCATGAATAGTAAAATTACTAATTGGACTGGGAAGCCGGGCCAGCATGAAACTAATGGTAATGCTGTTGTGCTTTATGGCAGCGAATTTTCTGAATTACAAGAGAAAGGACAATTTTCAGAGTTGTCAATTACCTCAGAAGTACAAAATTCAATTGTTAACTACTTCGACACAACAACATTGGATGTCATGCCGCTTGCGCTGGTGGATCCTCATAATGAGAGCTCAGTTCAGCTCCCTGTTTACTCGGCCGAAAC